From the Cohaesibacter sp. ES.047 genome, one window contains:
- a CDS encoding integrase core domain-containing protein codes for MVRSYGLKQEFITPHYPQQNGMVERVIRTMKEQCFHRHRFETIKHANRVISDWIAFYNNYRPHQALAMRTPAEAFKLAA; via the coding sequence ATGGTTCGAAGTTATGGTCTCAAACAGGAGTTCATAACTCCGCATTACCCGCAACAGAATGGAATGGTCGAACGTGTTATCAGAACAATGAAAGAACAATGCTTTCACAGACACCGCTTCGAAACCATTAAACATGCAAATCGGGTTATAAGCGATTGGATTGCCTTTTACAATAATTACCGCCCGCACCAAGCACTCGCCATGCGGACACCCGCTGAGGCATTCAAATTAGCAGCATAA